The following proteins are co-located in the Apium graveolens cultivar Ventura chromosome 5, ASM990537v1, whole genome shotgun sequence genome:
- the LOC141661120 gene encoding uncharacterized protein LOC141661120: protein MYHPQPRSRGKEDTEPQGMEGKEDNEGGQNKDKEFWVLYFDGASKINSSGAELVLQSPDGFLIEYAMKLDFLTTNNEAEYEVLIDGLGLAGTLRVKNLKVCGDSQLFDECHVEHIPREENAKADALSKFALSEIEKSSGSVYFRILKTRNIDVKLVSPIGLGASWIDSIKAHIQTGWLPNDATEARKLVVQELRYSLIDGLLYKRSYVVPYLRCLRPDEVRLALEEVHGGILVNTWG from the exons ATGTACCATCctcaaccaagaagtcgggggaaGGAAGATACTGAACCTCAGGGTATGGAGGGAAAAGAGGATAATGAAGGAGGACAGAACAAGGATAAGGAAttttgggttctctattttgatggagcatcaaaaataaattcaagtggagcTGAGCTGGtcttacaaagccctgatggttTTTTGAtcgaatatgctatgaagttggATTTCCTAACTACGAATaacgaagcagaatatgaagtCTTGATAGATGGGCTTGGCCTGGCGGGAACATTGAGGGTTAAGAACTTGAAAGTTTGTGGAGATTCGCAGCTT TTTGACGAGTGTCAcgttgagcacatcccaagggaggaaaatgctaaggcagatgcgttgtctAAGTTCGCTTTATCAGAGATAGAGAAAAGTTCAGGCAGTGTGTACTTCCGCATTTTGAAAACACGGAATATTGATGTTAAACTTGTTTCCCCTATAGGGTTGGGGGCGTCATGGATAGATTCCATCAAAGCCCATATCCAGACCGGTTGGCTCCCGAATGATGCAACTGAAGCGCGAAAGTTGGTCGTGCAAGAgctgagatactccttgatcgaTGGACTTTTATATAAGAggtcttatgtggttccttacttaagatgtcttaGGCCTGATGAGGTacgtttggctcttgaagaagttcACGGGGGCATTTTGGTCAACACTTGGGGGTAG